The Arachis hypogaea cultivar Tifrunner chromosome 16, arahy.Tifrunner.gnm2.J5K5, whole genome shotgun sequence genome contains a region encoding:
- the LOC112758653 gene encoding UBP1-associated protein 2C, with product MEDLKKRKLEEAANGECPSKEELRVLIEPLSKAQLIDLLAKLGSQYPSIAQEIKSIASVDPVHRKLFVRGLAWNTTSETLRVAFQEHGEIEEGAVIHDKNTGKSRGYGFITYKYMESTQQALRAPSKLIDGRLAVCNLACEGLSGSSSAPDLAQRKLYIGSLSPEVTSEMLLNYFSRHGEIEEGSVAYDKDTNESRGFGFVTYKTSEAAKKAIDDQQKTLGGRNIIVKYADSHKSKTSQTSFSPGVVPMAALPMASGYVQPGKTHLGTTLPVGYTYPQTIASYPSYQSPPSVPSPYAAQGHVPYPTSFAKKDQLGIPTQPVAMNNYPYYYPKQ from the exons ATGGAAGATTTGAAGAAGAGAAAGCTGGAGGAGGCTGCAAATGGTGAGTGTCCCTCAAAGGAAGAGCTGCGCGTCCTCATTGAACCCCTCTCTAAAGCTCAGCTCATCGACCTTCTCGCTAAATT AGGGTCTCAATATCCTTCAATTGCACaagaaataaaaagtattgcgAGTGTTGATCCTGTTCATCGAAAGCTTTTTGTTCGTGGCTTGGCTTGGAACACCACGTCAGAAACCTTGCGTGTT GCATTTCAAGAGCATGGAGAAATTGAGGAAGGGGCTGTCATCCATGATAAGAATACAGGAAAATCTCGTGGCTATGGTTTTATCACTTACAAGTACATGGAATCAACTCAGCAAGCATTGAGAGCACCTAGCAAGTTAATTGAT GGAAGATTGGCCGTCTGTAATCTGGCTTGTGAAGGACTTAGTGGATCAAGTAGTGCTCCTGATCTTGCCCAGAGGAAGCTTTATATTGGTAGCTTATCGCCCGAAGTCACGAGTGAAATGCTGCTTAACTATTTTTCAAGGCATGGTGAAATAGAGGAAGGTTCAGTTGCATATGACAAGGATACAAATGAATCACG TGGTTTTGGCTTCGTTACATACAAGACATCAGAAGCTGCAAAGAAGGCCATCGATGACCAACAAAAGACTCTTGGG GGAAGgaatataatagtaaaatatGCTGATTCGCACAAGAGTAAAACTAGCCAGACATCATTTTCCCCAGGAGTGGTTCCAATGGCAGCCTTACCTATGGCCTCAGGATATGTGCAACCTGGAAAAACTCATCTTGGTACTACCCTGCCAGTTGGTTACACTTACCCACAAACTATAGCATCATACCCTTCTTATCAAAGCCCTCCCAGTGTACCTTCTCCTTATGCAGCTCAAGGACATGTTCCTTATCCAACTTCTTTTGCAAAGAAAGATCAACTTGGTATCCCAACCCAACCTGTGGCAATGAACAACTACCCTTATTACTATCCCAAGCAATGA
- the LOC112758930 gene encoding uncharacterized protein isoform X1, producing the protein MYQYLYGSSSGECWEQGQSSYEPYYDEVPASAWNFELPLTTGTVVDAVESSSISSSSADSYSSYERCNTIPSSYSDVAANDVLIFHQHYPQQHHVHSNKLLIGDDHDQYDATDHHEKPLQICFQTNQTEKQGYVSGSSNCGYRRGPSSSSSSSIKRRIRWTKDLHEPFMTVVNRLGGPHKAKPKAILDMMKSDLLSITHIKSHLQKYRSTIWHHKASHERSFEEGDKTDVTHQLQHKIRQIQIEESQQLQQEVRRSIHQQLEMQRTLQMLIEQQREQLKMMLDQQKERNKSGKEIK; encoded by the exons atGTACCAATATCTGTACGGAAGTAGTAGTGGTGAGTGCTGGGAACAAGGTCAGAGTAGTTATGAGCCCTATTATGATGAGGTTCCTGCTTCTGCTTGGAACTTTGAGCTTCCATTAACAACAGGAACAGTTGTTGATGCAGTTGAGTCTTCTAGTATTAGCAGTAGTAGTGCAGATAGCTATTCCTCTTATGAAAGATGCAACACTATTCCTTCTTCATACTCTGATGTTGCTGCTAATGATGTGCTAATCTTCCATCAACACTATCCACAACAACATCATGTTCATAGTAATAAACTACTCATTGGTGATGATCATGATCAATATGATGCTACAGATCATCATGAGAAGCCTCTTCAGATTTGCTTTCAAACAAATCAG ACAGAAAAGCAAGGCTATGTGAGTGGTTCTAGCAACTGTGGTTATAGGAGAggtccatcatcatcatcgtcatcatcgatTAAAAGAAGAATAAGATGGACCAAAGATCTGCATGAGCCATTCATGACCGTTGTTAATAGACTCGGTGGTCCGCATA AGGCAAAGCCTAAGGCTATATTAGATATGATGAAATCTGATTTGTTGTCAATTACACACATTAAAAGTCACTTGCAG AAATATAGGTCTACAATATGGCACCACAAAGCTTCACATG AAAGAtcatttgaggaaggagataAAACAGATGTCACTCATCAGCTTCAACACAAAAT CAGACAAATACAAATTGAGGAATCACAACAACTTCAACAAGAGGTCCGCAGGAGTATTCATCAACAACTGGAG ATGCAACGAACTTTGCAAATGCTGATTGAACAGCAAAGGGAGCAGCTCAAGATGATGTTAGatcaacaaaaagaaagaaacaaaagtgggaaagaaattaaataa
- the LOC112758930 gene encoding uncharacterized protein isoform X2, whose protein sequence is MYQYLYGSSSGECWEQGQSSYEPYYDEVPASAWNFELPLTTGTVVDAVESSSISSSSADSYSSYERCNTIPSSYSDVAANDVLIFHQHYPQQHHVHSNKLLIGDDHDQYDATDHHEKPLQICFQTNQTEKQGYVSGSSNCGYRRGPSSSSSSSIKRRIRWTKDLHEPFMTVVNRLGGPHKAKPKAILDMMKSDLLSITHIKSHLQKYRSTIWHHKASHERSFEEGDKTDVTHQLQHKIQIQIEESQQLQQEVRRSIHQQLEMQRTLQMLIEQQREQLKMMLDQQKERNKSGKEIK, encoded by the exons atGTACCAATATCTGTACGGAAGTAGTAGTGGTGAGTGCTGGGAACAAGGTCAGAGTAGTTATGAGCCCTATTATGATGAGGTTCCTGCTTCTGCTTGGAACTTTGAGCTTCCATTAACAACAGGAACAGTTGTTGATGCAGTTGAGTCTTCTAGTATTAGCAGTAGTAGTGCAGATAGCTATTCCTCTTATGAAAGATGCAACACTATTCCTTCTTCATACTCTGATGTTGCTGCTAATGATGTGCTAATCTTCCATCAACACTATCCACAACAACATCATGTTCATAGTAATAAACTACTCATTGGTGATGATCATGATCAATATGATGCTACAGATCATCATGAGAAGCCTCTTCAGATTTGCTTTCAAACAAATCAG ACAGAAAAGCAAGGCTATGTGAGTGGTTCTAGCAACTGTGGTTATAGGAGAggtccatcatcatcatcgtcatcatcgatTAAAAGAAGAATAAGATGGACCAAAGATCTGCATGAGCCATTCATGACCGTTGTTAATAGACTCGGTGGTCCGCATA AGGCAAAGCCTAAGGCTATATTAGATATGATGAAATCTGATTTGTTGTCAATTACACACATTAAAAGTCACTTGCAG AAATATAGGTCTACAATATGGCACCACAAAGCTTCACATG AAAGAtcatttgaggaaggagataAAACAGATGTCACTCATCAGCTTCAACACAAAAT ACAAATACAAATTGAGGAATCACAACAACTTCAACAAGAGGTCCGCAGGAGTATTCATCAACAACTGGAG ATGCAACGAACTTTGCAAATGCTGATTGAACAGCAAAGGGAGCAGCTCAAGATGATGTTAGatcaacaaaaagaaagaaacaaaagtgggaaagaaattaaataa
- the LOC112756454 gene encoding transcription termination factor MTEF18, mitochondrial, whose protein sequence is MSHFRKLQLTYFISKISHTCLKPSLSPRFHSAKSAPQSALKNCDFKFPSKVRKEAQVALLEYLHSTRSLQFLDADNMCKNSPFFLNDILSKVLQKKKIDTAASDVKKSISRYLRYHPINEFEPFFESTGLKPFEYLHLLPRDMMFINDDTVLMENYHTLCNYGVPRNKMGKIFKDAPQVFRYESGVLVSKFQSYEELGVASSTLVKVISLSPRILVGDVDLYLVKVLEKLNRLVGEEKGSTWIEEQLLAESSCNFGVMHELLCLLEKVYSDKKLLGEMIGQHPFVCFEDSGVWALSLIVFLVKLGLSLDQIAIIFVKFPQIGVSMFLSNLRKCFTFLSDIDMHAAEIGNIFQSHSLLMGSFTIKKSSSLLSSLNVGKKRVCKLVQDNPEGMQNWAVGRKIQPYPEDKEMRALKTEFLKTKFLLSLGYEENSEGIKQAFKLFRGKGDELQERYDFIVNAGLDAKDVREMIKASPQILNQTTDMINTKIEYLVNEGYPISSLVDFPSFLSYTLCRVKLRLSMYNWLRDHRVVHPRLALSTIVACSEELFLRLYVNRHPSGLQVWQDLKSEIYPENNNMI, encoded by the coding sequence ATGTCCCATTTCCGGAAACTCCAGTTAACATACTTCATCTCCAAAATTTCCCACACTTGCCTTAAACCCTCGCTAAGCCCTAGATTCCACAGCGCCAAATCTGCTCCCCAATCCGCACTAAAAAACTGTGATTTCAAGTTCCCCTCGAAGGTCAGAAAGGAAGCACAAGTCGCATTGCTCGAGTACCTTCATTCCACAAGGAGCTTGCAGTTCCTTGATGCAGACAACATGTGCAAAAACTCGCCCTTTTTCCTCAACGATATTCTGAGCAAGgttcttcagaagaagaagatcGACACTGCTGCCAGCGACGTCAAGAAATCAATCTCGCGTTACCTCCGTTACCACCCAATTAACGAGTTCGAACCATTCTTCGAGAGTACAGGTTTGAAGCCTTTTGAATACTTGCACCTTCTTCCAAGGGACATGATGTTCATCAACGATGACACTGTGTTGATGGAGAATTATCATACTCTGTGTAACTATGGTGTTCCCAGGAACAAAATGGGAAAGATCTTCAAGGATGCACCTCAAGTTTTTCGATATGAAAGTGGGGTACTGGTGTCCAAGTTTCAGAGTTATGAAGAGCTTGGTGTGGCTTCTTCAACTTTGGTAAAGGTGATTTCTTTGAGCCCTAGGATTTTGGTTGGGGATGTTGACCTTTATCTTGTGAAGGTTTTGGAGAAATTGAATCGTCTTGTTGGTGAAGAAAAGGGTAGTACTTGGATTGAGGAGCAGTTGTTGGCTGAGAGTAGTTGTAATTTTGGGGTTATGCATGAGCTCTTGTGCTTGCTTGAGAAGGTTTACAGTGACAAAAAGTTGTTGGGTGAGATGATTGGCCAGCACCCTTTTGTTTGTTTTGAGGATTCTGGAGTTTGGGCATTGTCCCTCATTGTGTTCTTGGTGAAATTAGGGTTGTCCTTGGACCAAATAGCTATAATTTTTGTCAAGTTTCCGCAAATTGGGGTGTCGATGTTTCTGTCGAATTTGCGCAAATGTTTTACATTCCTGTCTGATATCGATATGCATGCTGCGGAGATTGGGAATATTTTCCAGTCTCATTCCTTGCTGATGGGTTCATTCACTATTAAGAAATCTAGTAGTTTGCTCAGTAGCTTGAATGTTGGCAAGAAAAGGGTCTGTAAGTTAGTGCAGGATAATCCGGAAGGGATGCAGAATTGGGCTGTGGGGAGGAAAATTCAGCCTTACCCTGAGGATAAGGAAATGAGGGCTCTGAAAACAGAGTTCTTGAAAACAAAGTTCTTGTTGAGCCTTGGATACGAAGAGAACTCGGAGGGAATAAAACAGGCTTTTAAGCTGTTTAGAGGTAAGGGAGATGAGCTTCAGGAGAGATATGATTTTATTGTTAATGCTGGCTTGGACGCTAAGGATGTTCGCGAAATGATTAAGGCTTCACCTCAGATTCTTAATCAGACCACAGATATGATCAACACGAAAATTGAGTATCTTGTGAATGAAGGATATCCTATATCAAGTTTAGTCGATTTCCCATCTTTTCTTTCCTATACACTTTGTAGAGTTAAGCTTAGGTTATCAATGTATAATTGGCTCAGAGACCATAGAGTTGTTCACCCCAGGCTTGCTTTGAGCACCATAGTTGCATGCTCAGAGGAATTATTCTTACGGTTGTATGTAAATCGGCATCCATCTGGCCTTCAAGTTTGGCAGGATTTGAAGTCCGAAATTTATCCTGAGAATAATAACATGATATGA